The nucleotide sequence GACGCACCTGTGGTTCGAGGGGAAGAAGCTCCCCGACGACGTGGCGGACCGGCTCAAGGAGCGACTGGAGCGACGCACCGATGCGCAGCGGCTCGCGCTGCGCCCCGACGGCCCGGAGTCGCTTCTGGATCTGGAGGTGAAGGTCACGCCACCTCCCCTCTCCATCTTCACCCCGCGCCAGCTCCACCTGGACATCCGCCCGCCGCCGCGCCCACCGGACGCCCCCGCGGACAAGGGCGACGCCAGCCCTGACGACGACGACGAGGACGCGCTGGACCTGGACACCTGGGAGCCCCGCCGTCGCTCGCGCCGGAAGGACTCGGGCGCGAAGCCGGACAAGCCGCCTGCCACGCCCACGCTGGACCGCGTCGGAGTGCCCTGGCACAAGCTCGCCCAGGAAGGGCAGCTCGACGCCGCCTACGAGCAGGATGCGCTGGTGACGCTGCTGCGCGCACGCCTGGCCGCGAAGGACGCGGAGTCCATCGTGCTGGTGGGCCCCTCGGGCGTGGGCAAGACGGCGGTGCTGCATGCGCTCGCCCAGGCCCTGCGCGCCCCCACCGCCACCGCGGACGAGCGCGCCCGGCCCTTCTTCTTCCTCGACGGCAGCCGCCTCATCGCGGGCGAGGGCATGTGGGGCGACTGGCAGCAGCAGGTGCTGCGCAGCTTCCGCGAGGCCTCTGACTCCCACGCCCTGCTCTCCCTGGGGCACGCGCTGGAGCTGCTGGACGCGGGCAAGAGCGCCCACAGCGACCAGAACGTCGCCCAGTTGCTGCTGCCCCTGCTCGCCACCCGCGAGGTGTCCGTGGTGGCGGAGGCCACGCCCGAGGACTGGGCGGTGGTGGAGCGCCGCAACGCCAGCTTCGCCCGGCTCTTCTCGGTGGTGCGCGTGGAGGAGCCGACTCCCGAGGCGCTCGCCCGCATCCTCGCGGCGGTGGCCGAGGACGACGTGGGGCCCCGGCCGCTCGACGTGCTTCCCGAGGCGCTGGAGGAGGCGCGCTTCCTCTGCCGGCGCTTCCTGCCCTACGGCGCGCAGGTGGGCAACGCGGTGGCCTTCCTCCGCCGCCTGCTGGCCGCGTGCTCGCATGCCGCGCTCTCGCGTGTCACGCGTGTGGACGCCATCCGCCAGTTCGCCTCCGAGTCCGGCATCCCCGAGCACCTGCTGCGCGACGACATGCCGCTGGAGGCAGGCCAGGTGCGCACCTTCCTCTCCACGCGCGTGCTGGGCCAGGAGGCGGCGGTGGAGCGCGCGGCCTCCGTCGTCTCCATCCTCAAGGCGGGGCTGGCGGACACGCGACGTCCGCTGGGCGTCCTCCTCTTCATAGGCCCCACCGGCGTGGGCAAGACAGAGCTGTCCAAGGCGCTGGCGGAGCTGCTCTTCGGCGCGAAGGAGCGCATGGTGCGCCTGGACATGGGCGAGTACGCCGGCCCGGACGCGCTGCTGCGCCTCCTGGGGGACGGCGTCACTCCCGGGCACCTCTCCTCGGCGGTGCGCCGCCAGCCCTTCTGCGTGGTGCTGCTGGACGAGGTGGAGAAGGCCCACCCCGCGGTGCACGACGCGCTGCTGGGCGTGCTGGGCGAGGGCCGCCTCACCGACGCGTCCGGCCGCTTCACCGACTTCCGCAACGCCGTCCTCGTGCTCACCAGCAACCTGGGCGCGGACACCTGGCGCGCGCGCGTGGGCTTCGACTCCACCGGTGGCGCGCCCGACACGGCGGCCCTGCGCGCCCACTACCTCACCGAGGTGCAGCGCTTCTTCCGTCCGGAGCTCTTCAATCGGCTGGATGACGTGGTCGTCTTCTCGCCGCTCTCAGCGGACCTGCTGCGCCGGCTGGTGGTGCGCGAGGTGGAGGCCGTGTGCCGCCGCCCCGGCCTGTCCCTCCATGACGCCCGGCTGGAAGTCACTCCGGCCGCGCTGGACTGGCTGGCGGAGCGCGGCTTCGACCCGCGCTATGGCGCCCGCCCCCTCAAGCGCGCGCTGGAGCGGGAGCTGGTGGTGCCGGTGGCCGCGTGGCTCGCGGCGCATCCGCAGAGCGGGCCGGTGAGCCTGCAGGTGGACGCCGGTGCCCAGGGCCTGGCCCTGCGAGCGGAGTCGGTGGGTGGCGCGGCCGAGGGCGTGGGCCGGCAGGCCATCGAGAAGGTGCTGGAGGACGCCGCCGTCCTGCGCGCCGAGGTGCGGCGCTGGAGCCGCTCCAACCCCATGGTGGCCCTGCGGCGGGAGCTGGCTCTCTTCGACAAGTCGTCGCGCCTGACGGCGTACTGGGAGGAGCGCGAGCTGGCCGAGGAGGCGTCGCGCAAGTCCTCCGAGGCGCGGGAGCTGGAGAAGGCGCTGCGCGACTGCATCCAGCAGGCCGAGGCCGTGGAGGACCTCCTCTTCGAAGCCCACCTGTCCCGCGCCGTGGGCCAGGCGGAGTCACTGGCCCGCGACGTGGCCCTGCTGCGCAAGACGTTCCTCCCGCTGCGCGAGCGCATCTACTCCAGCCTCTTCGCGCACTCCCGGGGCGCCACCCTCATCCTGGTCCCCGGGCGCAGCGCCTGGGGCCACCTGTGCATGATGGCGAAGGCCTACG is from Pyxidicoccus xibeiensis and encodes:
- a CDS encoding AAA family ATPase — translated: MNFRFQCWVQRHASSRVTLTPLSLPEFAVHADSLEKATEELTLALDDQLTRVHPRRVPEFITPTGGVLHTLEVPGLPIWGAEENTVATLPFSAVVAPAHQSFTGLHAPRLSTHLWFEGKKLPDDVADRLKERLERRTDAQRLALRPDGPESLLDLEVKVTPPPLSIFTPRQLHLDIRPPPRPPDAPADKGDASPDDDDEDALDLDTWEPRRRSRRKDSGAKPDKPPATPTLDRVGVPWHKLAQEGQLDAAYEQDALVTLLRARLAAKDAESIVLVGPSGVGKTAVLHALAQALRAPTATADERARPFFFLDGSRLIAGEGMWGDWQQQVLRSFREASDSHALLSLGHALELLDAGKSAHSDQNVAQLLLPLLATREVSVVAEATPEDWAVVERRNASFARLFSVVRVEEPTPEALARILAAVAEDDVGPRPLDVLPEALEEARFLCRRFLPYGAQVGNAVAFLRRLLAACSHAALSRVTRVDAIRQFASESGIPEHLLRDDMPLEAGQVRTFLSTRVLGQEAAVERAASVVSILKAGLADTRRPLGVLLFIGPTGVGKTELSKALAELLFGAKERMVRLDMGEYAGPDALLRLLGDGVTPGHLSSAVRRQPFCVVLLDEVEKAHPAVHDALLGVLGEGRLTDASGRFTDFRNAVLVLTSNLGADTWRARVGFDSTGGAPDTAALRAHYLTEVQRFFRPELFNRLDDVVVFSPLSADLLRRLVVREVEAVCRRPGLSLHDARLEVTPAALDWLAERGFDPRYGARPLKRALERELVVPVAAWLAAHPQSGPVSLQVDAGAQGLALRAESVGGAAEGVGRQAIEKVLEDAAVLRAEVRRWSRSNPMVALRRELALFDKSSRLTAYWEERELAEEASRKSSEARELEKALRDCIQQAEAVEDLLFEAHLSRAVGQAESLARDVALLRKTFLPLRERIYSSLFAHSRGATLILVPGRSAWGHLCMMAKAYEQWAMDQSVAFERAVLQPPPPKEGEKPSRKSTMLVWSWLPKKDELREVKPVPVGYALRLTGSTLPLLLAGEQGVHRFVEGSQAALVRARFEPRPMSLQALSSIEELEKTLVKTEVRRVRPTTSDAEGGSLEDLRTGAKQRFGKEGPDMSALLEAWLQWRVFGSVEED